A genome region from Flavobacterium sp. CFS9 includes the following:
- a CDS encoding DUF1697 domain-containing protein, with product MTTHLALLRGINVSGHNMIKMEALKTMLENMGFQNVRTYLQSGNVFVDTEEESASKVGFMIKQEIFKVFGHEVPVIVIAKEDLELCFSNNPFLKEKDIDIKKLYIVFVSIALKKESIHDLKISQFKPDEASIDENRIYIKYDIGAGKTRLELKYIEKKLNVIGTMRNLNTVTNLLNMYV from the coding sequence ATGACTACACATTTAGCACTTTTACGCGGGATCAACGTTTCCGGTCACAACATGATAAAAATGGAAGCCTTGAAAACAATGTTAGAAAACATGGGCTTTCAAAACGTACGCACTTATCTGCAGTCTGGAAATGTATTTGTGGATACAGAAGAAGAAAGTGCTTCAAAAGTAGGTTTTATGATCAAACAGGAAATTTTTAAAGTTTTTGGACACGAAGTTCCCGTAATTGTAATTGCGAAAGAAGATCTGGAATTGTGCTTCTCCAATAATCCATTTTTAAAAGAAAAAGATATTGATATCAAGAAACTCTACATCGTTTTTGTCTCGATTGCCTTGAAAAAAGAAAGCATCCACGATTTAAAAATAAGCCAATTTAAGCCCGATGAAGCCAGTATTGATGAAAACCGCATATATATTAAGTATGATATTGGTGCCGGAAAAACAAGATTGGAACTGAAATACATTGAGAAAAAACTAAATGTAATAGGAACAATGCGCAATCTGAATACTGTTACTAATTTGCTCAATATGTATGTTTAG